A single genomic interval of Melanotaenia boesemani isolate fMelBoe1 chromosome 4, fMelBoe1.pri, whole genome shotgun sequence harbors:
- the LOC121638422 gene encoding E3 ubiquitin-protein ligase pellino homolog 1-like, with amino-acid sequence MFSLGQENISTSPASTKGPVKYGELIVLGCNGSLPSGDKGRRKSRFALCRRNKASGVKPSTVHTSCTPQAAKAVSSKEQHSISYTLSRVQTVVVEYTHDSSTDMFQIGRSTETPIDFVVMDTVPGGQSHTDSQTVQSTISRFACRIICQRNPPYSARIYAAGFDSIKNIFLGEKAAKWRMQDGQMDGLTTNGVLVMHPRHGFNQDSKPGFWREISVCGKVFTLRETRSAQQRGKMVESESNELVDGSLIDLCGATLLWRTAEGLAHTPTVKHLEVLRQELNAGRPQCPVGLNTLAFPSLRRKDVLDEKQPWAYLSCGHVHGYHSWGGRRDPKVEAEHQERECPMCRTRGPYVPLWLGCEPGFYVDAEPPTHAFIPCGHICSEKTMAYWSQIPLPHGTHAFHAACPFCIQPLSGETGCVRLIFQSPLD; translated from the exons ATGTTTTCACTGGGTCAAGAAAACATTTCCACCTCCCCAGCATCAACCAAGGGACCAGTCAAGTATGGAGAGCTCATTGTGCTGGG GTGCAATGGCTCTCTGCCAAGCGGTGACAAAGGGAGACGGAAAAGTCGCTTTGCTCTGTGCCGCCGGAACAAGGCCAGTGGTGTGAAGCCCAGCACCGTCCACACATCCTGCACGCCGCAGGCTGCCAAG GCTGTCAGCAGCAAGGAACAACACAGCATATCATACACTCTGTCTCGGGTGCAGACAGTAGTGGTGGAGTACACACACGACAGCAGCACGGACATGTTTCAG ATCGGACGCTCCACAGAGACTCCCATTGactttgtggtgatggacaCTGTGCCCGGTGGGCAGAGCCACACtgacagtcagacagttcagaGCACCATATCCCGCTTTGCCTGCCGCATCATCTGCCAAAGAAACCCACCGTACTCTGCACGGATCTATGCCGCAGGCTTCGACTCCATCAAGAACATCTTCCTTGGG GAGAAGGCTGCTAAGTGGAGGATGCAGGATGGCCAGATGGATGGACTGACCACTAATGGCGTTCTGGTGATGCATCCTCGCCACGGCTTTAACCAAGACTCCAAACCTGGTTTTTGGAGGGAAATCTCAGTCTGTGGTAAAGTCTTTACACTGCGAGAGACCAGATCAGCTCAGCAGAGGGGAAAGATG GTGGAGTCTGAGTCTAATGAGCTGGTGGACGGCTCCCTTATAGACCTGTGTGGTGCTACTCTGCTATGGCGGACGGCGGAAGGACTGGCACATACCCCCACCGTCAAGCACCTGGAGGTGCTGCGGCAGGAGCTGAACGCCGGGCGGCCACAGTGCCCTGTGGGATTAAACACTCTGGCCTTCCCCAGTCTGCGGCGAAAAGACGTCCTGGATGAGAAGCAGCCGTGGGCCTACCTGAGCTGTGGCCACGTGCATGGCTACCACAGCTGGGGAGGGCGCCGTGACCCCAAGGTCGAAGCAGAACATCAGGAAAGGGAGTGTCCCATGTGCCGCACAAGGGGCCCCTATGTGCCACTGTGGCTGGGCTGTGAACCGGGCTTCTACGTGGATGCGGAGCCCCCCACCCACGCCTTTATCCCTTGTGGGCACATCTGCTCAGAGAAGACAATGGCTTACTGGAGTCAGATCCCTCTACCGCATGGCACTCACGCTTTCCACGCCGCCTGCCCGTTCTGCATCCAGCCACTGAGCGGAGAGACCGGCTGTGTCAGACTCATCTTCCAAAGCCCGCTGGACTAG